A genomic segment from Candidatus Thermoplasmatota archaeon encodes:
- a CDS encoding valine--tRNA ligase, which yields MAAPKITEKRWEIKFEEELLDRWTQEDLHPFDPDSGKPVFVIDTPPPYPSGTWHIGAVAGYSLIDMIARSRRMLGYEVLFPFCLDKNGINIELTVERKHKKSLHEFDRQEFIDICREEIGKISEGILDLSHRMGMSADWEDSYYETDTPEYRRITQAVFIDLWHKGLVYKGERPSFYCPACKTPIAEAEIEYVEKPSTMTTVNFKVKDTGEDLPIATTRPELLCACKAVIVHPGDERFAHIQNKKAIVPIYGTEVNIYPHHYAKPEFGTGAAMMCSYGDQVDVQFFRELGLEAVKGIDVEGRMTEAAGKYAGMTTEEARRAITDDLHEQGLVVKEESIMHVSPMCSRSRTSVEFISMEEWYVKQIEFVPELRKLAGEMEFHPSDSKRYLDTWLDAITIDWPVSRRRYYHTEIPLWYCDGCGEVIVPPPGEYYQPWKDPPPLESCPKCGGSSFTGEDRVFDTWMDSSNSNLIVTKYMQDEGFFKDNFPCSLRPQGRDIVRTWLHYTHLKSFLVTGKKPFQHVFIHGMGLDENGRAMHRTLGNVIDPGPVIEKHGADAFRYWSAAGCAIGADFRISDERIGGAKKFLTKLWNVARFISSFPAGEKGDLSPADEWILAEVNALTEACRESYEDFDFFVPSNRVREFLWNVFAPHYVEMVKGRAYEGQTGSLYALHEVLRVLLRLMAPITPFITARIWEEIYGGDVHREEMPSMREDRSSPLTELTQQLMDFNSEVWKLKKESGLSLREDISGVSIPGELKPFEDDLTRMHRLAS from the coding sequence ATGGCTGCTCCCAAGATCACGGAAAAACGATGGGAAATCAAGTTCGAGGAGGAACTCCTGGACAGATGGACCCAGGAGGACCTGCATCCCTTCGATCCCGATTCCGGGAAGCCCGTGTTCGTCATAGACACCCCGCCGCCGTATCCTTCGGGCACGTGGCACATCGGGGCGGTCGCCGGCTACTCGCTCATCGACATGATCGCCCGCTCGAGGAGGATGCTCGGGTACGAGGTCCTCTTCCCCTTCTGCCTGGACAAGAACGGCATAAACATCGAGCTGACGGTCGAGAGGAAGCACAAGAAGAGCCTGCACGAGTTCGACCGCCAGGAGTTCATCGACATCTGCAGGGAGGAGATCGGCAAGATCTCCGAGGGCATACTGGACCTCTCCCACAGGATGGGGATGTCCGCGGACTGGGAGGATAGCTACTACGAGACCGACACTCCCGAGTACAGGCGGATAACGCAGGCGGTCTTCATCGACCTGTGGCACAAGGGGCTCGTCTACAAGGGCGAGAGGCCCAGCTTCTACTGCCCCGCCTGCAAGACGCCCATCGCGGAGGCGGAGATCGAGTATGTCGAGAAGCCGTCCACGATGACGACGGTCAACTTCAAGGTCAAGGACACGGGCGAGGACCTGCCCATCGCGACGACCCGCCCGGAGCTCCTCTGCGCGTGCAAGGCCGTCATCGTGCATCCGGGCGATGAGAGGTTCGCGCACATCCAGAACAAGAAGGCCATCGTCCCGATATACGGGACGGAGGTCAACATCTACCCGCATCACTACGCGAAGCCCGAGTTCGGTACCGGCGCCGCGATGATGTGCTCCTACGGTGACCAGGTCGATGTCCAGTTCTTCAGGGAGCTCGGCCTGGAGGCGGTGAAGGGGATCGACGTGGAGGGCAGGATGACCGAGGCCGCCGGCAAGTATGCGGGGATGACCACCGAGGAGGCCAGGCGGGCGATCACCGACGACCTACACGAGCAGGGGCTCGTCGTGAAAGAGGAGTCCATAATGCACGTCAGCCCGATGTGCAGCCGCTCCAGGACGTCGGTCGAGTTCATCTCAATGGAGGAGTGGTACGTCAAGCAGATTGAGTTCGTCCCCGAGCTCAGGAAGCTGGCGGGGGAGATGGAGTTCCACCCGTCCGATTCCAAGCGGTACCTCGACACGTGGCTCGATGCGATAACGATAGACTGGCCCGTGAGCAGGAGGCGCTACTACCACACCGAGATCCCGCTCTGGTACTGCGACGGTTGCGGGGAGGTCATCGTCCCGCCACCGGGGGAGTACTACCAGCCGTGGAAGGACCCGCCGCCGCTCGAGTCGTGTCCCAAGTGCGGGGGGAGCAGCTTCACCGGCGAGGACCGAGTGTTCGACACCTGGATGGACTCGAGCAACTCGAATCTCATTGTCACCAAGTACATGCAGGACGAGGGCTTCTTCAAGGACAACTTCCCCTGCTCGCTCCGGCCGCAGGGGCGGGACATCGTGCGCACATGGCTGCACTACACGCACCTGAAGAGCTTCCTCGTCACTGGGAAGAAGCCGTTCCAGCACGTCTTCATTCACGGGATGGGACTGGACGAGAACGGGCGGGCGATGCACAGGACGCTCGGCAATGTGATCGACCCCGGTCCGGTGATCGAGAAGCACGGCGCCGACGCGTTCCGCTACTGGTCCGCTGCCGGCTGCGCCATCGGGGCGGACTTCCGCATATCCGATGAGAGGATCGGCGGGGCCAAGAAGTTCCTCACGAAGCTCTGGAACGTGGCGCGGTTCATATCCTCGTTCCCCGCCGGGGAGAAGGGCGATCTGAGCCCCGCGGACGAGTGGATACTGGCGGAGGTGAACGCCCTGACGGAGGCGTGCAGGGAGTCATACGAGGACTTCGACTTCTTCGTCCCCTCCAACAGGGTGAGGGAGTTCCTGTGGAACGTCTTCGCGCCCCACTACGTTGAGATGGTCAAGGGGAGGGCCTACGAGGGCCAGACAGGTTCGCTCTACGCTCTGCACGAGGTCCTCAGGGTCCTGCTGAGGCTGATGGCACCGATAACGCCGTTCATAACCGCCAGGATCTGGGAGGAGATCTACGGCGGGGACGTCCACAGGGAGGAGATGCCCTCCATGCGGGAGGATCGGAGCAGCCCGCTGACCGAGCTCACGCAGCAGTTGATGGA
- a CDS encoding NAD+ synthase, producing the protein MAGLMALTPKFRKELVTVIEMFLRDYLKKSGRKGILVGMSGGLDSAIVAALCARAVGPESTACIHLPDKDSPKQDEKDAREHAESLGISYIAIPIDGFVESFLSLEDTDDRVRLGNIKARCRMVVLYHAAHSMDHIVAGTSNKSELLVGYFTKYGDGASDIAPIGDLYKTQVRDLAKEIGIPDRLMEKTPSAALYPGQSDEEELGISYAELDSVLLGIELGFTAEDIVERTGTDLAKVHDVFERVKKSAHKRRLGLVPKLGISTVGLDWRE; encoded by the coding sequence TTGGCAGGGCTGATGGCGCTCACGCCCAAGTTCAGGAAGGAGCTCGTCACGGTCATAGAGATGTTCCTGCGGGACTACCTGAAGAAGTCGGGAAGGAAGGGCATCCTCGTCGGGATGAGCGGGGGACTGGATTCCGCCATCGTGGCGGCGCTCTGCGCTCGTGCTGTGGGACCGGAGAGCACCGCTTGCATCCACCTTCCGGACAAGGACTCGCCCAAGCAGGACGAGAAGGATGCGAGAGAGCACGCGGAGTCGCTGGGGATATCCTACATCGCGATCCCGATCGACGGCTTCGTGGAGTCGTTCCTCTCCCTGGAGGATACAGACGACAGGGTGAGGCTGGGCAACATCAAGGCGAGGTGCAGGATGGTCGTCCTCTACCACGCCGCGCATTCGATGGACCATATAGTCGCGGGAACGAGCAACAAGAGCGAGCTCCTCGTCGGGTACTTCACGAAGTACGGTGACGGGGCCTCGGACATCGCTCCCATAGGGGACCTCTACAAGACGCAGGTCAGGGACCTGGCGAAGGAGATAGGCATCCCGGACCGCCTGATGGAGAAGACGCCTTCGGCCGCCCTCTACCCCGGCCAATCGGACGAGGAGGAGCTGGGGATCTCCTACGCGGAGCTGGATTCGGTCCTGCTGGGCATCGAGCTGGGCTTCACTGCGGAGGACATCGTCGAGCGGACGGGGACGGACCTCGCGAAGGTGCACGACGTCTTCGAGCGGGTGAAGAAGAGCGCCCACAAGAGGCGGCTTGGGCTAGTGCCTAAGCTTGGCATAAGCACGGTCGGACTCGACTGGCGGGAGTAG
- a CDS encoding TlpA family protein disulfide reductase, translated as MTKMSRCPICGSPVKPENLPRHLKKVHPEEDAESRISKAQGRRAKARGGVRRREGVVFAGIAIAIVVIIVLAIAYQGPADSMVGEEAPSFSIVDVRTRIPYTVPTSFHGELVFLEFFSPSCGACIDFIQTMVELTQTFGSDAVNFISIDVRAGDTDAILLDFLNQHPEAQWTHAIDTSNMASAYNVGGTPKLFILDLIEEPMNGIVKYDHVGTDTYSNIASILNDLLGK; from the coding sequence ATGACCAAGATGAGTAGATGCCCCATTTGCGGCAGCCCCGTGAAACCCGAGAACCTACCAAGGCATCTCAAGAAGGTCCACCCTGAAGAAGACGCGGAGAGCCGCATATCCAAGGCCCAAGGGAGGAGGGCCAAGGCGCGAGGGGGCGTCAGGAGGCGGGAGGGTGTCGTGTTTGCGGGTATAGCCATCGCGATCGTGGTCATCATCGTTCTAGCCATAGCCTACCAAGGACCCGCAGACTCGATGGTCGGCGAGGAGGCTCCCAGTTTCTCCATTGTGGACGTCAGAACGAGGATTCCCTACACGGTCCCGACTTCCTTCCACGGTGAGCTGGTCTTCTTGGAGTTCTTCTCACCAAGCTGCGGCGCCTGTATCGACTTCATACAGACGATGGTGGAGCTCACGCAGACTTTCGGTTCGGACGCTGTGAACTTCATCTCCATTGACGTCAGGGCGGGTGACACCGACGCCATCCTCCTGGATTTCCTCAACCAACATCCTGAGGCTCAGTGGACACACGCAATCGATACGTCCAACATGGCGAGTGCCTACAACGTCGGAGGAACCCCCAAGTTGTTCATATTGGACCTGATAGAGGAGCCTATGAACGGCATCGTGAAATACGACCATGTCGGCACTGATACGTACAGCAACATCGCTTCCATTCTCAACGATCTACTGGGCAAATAG
- a CDS encoding vitamin K epoxide reductase family protein — MYTRIHKEGTVLRLILVLSLLGIALSGYLTYVHYNRSEGWCPIGGGCYDVWDSEYSVVFGIPVALIGLLGYIALFGMSYLRLYYPEMGIAENFPTYMLIIAIIGAGFSTYLTLIEIFVIQAVCDYCLSAFVVMMAILGLIAYGILKGKDEAAAEPVAA, encoded by the coding sequence ATGTACACGCGAATACACAAGGAGGGGACCGTCCTCAGGCTGATTCTCGTTCTCTCCCTCTTGGGAATCGCTCTCTCGGGCTACCTCACCTACGTCCACTACAACAGATCGGAGGGCTGGTGCCCGATAGGCGGCGGATGCTACGATGTCTGGGATAGTGAGTACAGCGTGGTCTTCGGGATCCCCGTCGCCCTCATCGGACTCCTGGGCTACATCGCACTGTTCGGCATGTCCTACCTGAGGCTCTACTACCCGGAGATGGGAATCGCAGAGAACTTCCCCACGTACATGCTCATCATTGCGATCATAGGCGCCGGGTTCTCGACCTACCTGACGCTTATCGAGATATTCGTCATCCAGGCCGTATGCGACTACTGCCTCTCCGCCTTCGTGGTCATGATGGCGATCCTCGGGTTGATAGCCTACGGCATCTTGAAAGGTAAGGATGAAGCTGCCGCGGAGCCCGTGGCGGCCTAG
- a CDS encoding GTP-binding protein, whose protein sequence is MASKSTLAQRISMKMKICLVGEPAVGKTSLVRRFVFNTFDPKYFSTIGTNIWKKKLQLTHPLNDSTLDVDMIVWDIMGQKQFRDLLRDAYFFGAKGVIVVCDSGERETFDKLVHWVEAVTEITGDIPQYLIANKIDLGSVSFEEKEMKEMAGTYDCPYQMTSAKTGEFVEEIFLNLATRIVQKRYDDAQAGLDEAEKTLESSPEDIDSLYIKGEALVILERYDEAIAVLHEVTRLDTDYPDVWGLKAEVFSKLGDEKMAALCNVRA, encoded by the coding sequence ATGGCTAGCAAGTCCACTCTCGCTCAGAGAATCTCGATGAAGATGAAGATCTGTCTCGTCGGGGAACCCGCCGTGGGGAAGACGAGCCTCGTGAGGCGGTTCGTCTTCAACACCTTCGACCCCAAGTACTTCTCCACGATAGGAACGAACATCTGGAAGAAGAAGCTCCAGCTGACCCATCCGCTGAACGACAGCACGCTGGACGTGGACATGATCGTCTGGGACATAATGGGGCAGAAGCAGTTCCGGGACCTTCTGAGGGACGCTTACTTCTTCGGAGCGAAGGGCGTCATAGTCGTGTGCGACTCCGGCGAGAGGGAGACCTTCGACAAGCTGGTCCATTGGGTGGAGGCTGTCACCGAGATAACCGGGGACATCCCGCAGTACCTCATCGCGAACAAGATCGACCTCGGCAGCGTGTCATTCGAGGAGAAGGAGATGAAAGAGATGGCAGGGACCTACGACTGCCCGTACCAGATGACGAGCGCAAAGACTGGTGAGTTCGTCGAGGAGATCTTCTTGAACCTTGCTACCAGGATAGTCCAGAAGAGATATGATGACGCTCAGGCCGGTCTGGACGAGGCGGAGAAGACGCTCGAGTCCAGTCCTGAAGACATAGACTCCCTCTACATCAAGGGAGAGGCACTCGTGATCCTTGAGAGGTATGATGAGGCCATAGCCGTCCTCCACGAGGTGACGAGATTGGATACGGATTACCCCGACGTCTGGGGGCTCAAGGCAGAGGTTTTCAGCAAACTGGGCGATGAGAAGATGGCCGCGCTCTGCAATGTCAGGGCCTAG
- a CDS encoding deoxyhypusine synthase family protein, which translates to MESVVETLDVKRRSVSDLVKAMGRTAYQGRTLGRAVDIIESMIRDESVTIMFGYAGSLSTAGQWRTIKWFIEQGYIDVLVSTGANISEDIVEAMGFNYYHLDDRIGSTDAGLFEDGYNRYYDVAGKEGDYFEMTSLISDFMMGLEAGHNHSSREVLEGFGNWLADKGIDCIVSSAAKHAVPVFCPAIVDSPYGDAALIAHSKGHGVSIDNVKDYVEFMKLAEEVEDTGAIYIGGGVPKDFIQLFAATSDLLYEDLKVPGKAEGLKRKGTDESYYPHKYAVQITMDSPQWGGLSGATLEEAISWGKESAETRMGVCYCDATIALPLIAHSLYERLEGYERKRRALYR; encoded by the coding sequence ATGGAATCCGTTGTTGAGACTCTGGACGTGAAGCGGAGGAGCGTTTCCGATCTTGTGAAGGCGATGGGGAGGACGGCCTATCAGGGCAGGACGCTGGGAAGAGCAGTGGACATAATCGAGAGCATGATACGCGATGAATCCGTGACCATCATGTTCGGATATGCAGGCTCACTCTCGACCGCGGGGCAGTGGAGGACGATCAAATGGTTCATCGAGCAGGGCTACATCGATGTGCTGGTGTCCACAGGCGCCAACATCTCGGAGGACATCGTCGAGGCGATGGGCTTCAACTACTACCATCTGGACGATCGGATCGGCTCGACGGATGCCGGGCTGTTCGAGGACGGCTACAACCGGTACTATGATGTTGCTGGAAAGGAAGGCGACTATTTCGAGATGACGAGTCTGATTAGCGATTTCATGATGGGGTTGGAGGCGGGCCACAACCACTCTTCAAGAGAAGTCCTGGAGGGCTTCGGGAATTGGCTCGCGGACAAGGGGATTGACTGCATCGTCTCGTCGGCGGCGAAGCACGCCGTCCCGGTGTTCTGTCCTGCAATCGTGGACAGCCCGTACGGGGATGCCGCACTGATCGCTCACTCCAAAGGGCACGGCGTGAGCATAGACAATGTGAAGGACTATGTGGAGTTCATGAAGCTCGCGGAGGAAGTGGAGGACACCGGGGCCATCTACATAGGGGGAGGTGTGCCGAAGGACTTCATCCAGCTGTTCGCCGCAACATCGGACCTCCTGTACGAGGACCTGAAGGTTCCCGGCAAAGCAGAGGGGCTCAAGAGGAAGGGGACGGATGAGTCGTACTACCCGCACAAGTACGCGGTCCAGATCACGATGGATTCACCGCAATGGGGAGGTCTGAGCGGAGCGACCCTCGAGGAGGCGATCTCCTGGGGAAAGGAGTCCGCTGAGACCAGAATGGGCGTTTGCTACTGTGACGCGACGATCGCGCTGCCGCTCATAGCACATTCGCTCTACGAACGTCTGGAAGGGTACGAAAGGAAACGACGCGCGCTGTACCGGTGA